A genome region from Setaria italica strain Yugu1 chromosome III, Setaria_italica_v2.0, whole genome shotgun sequence includes the following:
- the LOC111256646 gene encoding uncharacterized protein LOC111256646, which yields MLLGAPASNVATGEGRPPASRLQDSARIECHRGTTALSESKPGGAAMLLEREPNGAAALGEPVADPSRGRRVGSSHTTWLLRLGGELLLHSMSCPTSNRCSVCGLADLFWHALIQPDRGVRLLLKAGRRLVGLVGRADLWSLLLDPSRKRHSAKEFNFITLVRQQD from the exons aTGCTGCTCGGCGCTCCCGCAAGCAACGTGGCGACCGGCGAGGGCCGACCTCCCGCCTCCCGGCTTCAGGATTCAGCGCGAATCGAATGCCACAGAGGCACGACGGCGCTTAGCGAGTCGAAGCCCGGCGGAGCTGCGATGCTCCTCGAGCGGGAGCCGAACggagcggcggcgctcggcgagCCTGTAGCGGACCCTTCACGAGGGCGACGAGTTGGCTCCTCTCACACGA CTTGGCTTCTGCGACTTGGAGGCGAGCTGCTTCTGCACAGCATGTCATGTCCGACGTCGAACCGGTGCAGCGTCTGCGGCCTGGCCGACCTCTTCTGGCACGCTCTCATCCAACCAGATAGAGGAGTCAGACTCCTACTCAAGGCCGGCAGGCGGCTCGTTGGACTCGTCGGTCGGGCGGACCTTTGGTCGCTGTTGCTCGACCCGTCCAGGaagcggcactcggcaaaagaatTCAACTTCATCACTCTGGTCAGACAACAAGATTAG
- the LOC101762559 gene encoding pentatricopeptide repeat-containing protein At5g65560: MPLRGFAQDVVSYAALVEGLCETGRIDEALELFREMKRPNMHTYVALVRGLCDARRGKEGLCMLQKMKKLGWSPSTRAYVALVDLWFRERMVDEAEKMMEGDGLAADQYTCNVLEDALVADVEAPEVEFVEFS; encoded by the exons ATGCCGCTCAGAGGGTTCGCGCAAGATGTTGTCTCTTATGCTGCACTGGTTGAAGGACTATGTGAGACAGGGAGGATTGATGAGGCACTGGAGTTGTTTAGGGAGATGAAGCGGCCAAACATGCACACATACGTGGCCTTGGTGAGGGGGTTGTGTGATGCTAGAAGAGGGAAGGAGGGGCTCTGTATGCTGCAGAAGATGAAGAAGCTAGGATGGAGTCCAAGCACTCGTGCTTATGTAGCACTGGTCGATTTATGGTTTAGGGAGCGGATGGTTGATGAAGCTGAGAAAATGATGGAAGGAGATGGTTTAGCTGCTGATCAGTATACTTGCAATGTGCTAGAAGATGCTTTGGTTGCGG ACGTTGAAGCTCCTGAAGTGGAATTCGTGGAATTCAGCTGA